accctGATGTTCAGTAACTCATTGCACGTCTGATCGAATTTTTGGATGTGACCTAAGACATCTCcaccttcctgcatccgaaggctgtatggtctcttcttcaacatcaatttgttatacatatttttttccatatacataatgtgcaacttcaaccacaaACCTTTCGAGGTCCTCTCCTCTAACATTGAATAGAGCACCGCATTTGCCAAATATTTTCTAATCACAGAACAAACCTTCTTTTTCAGGGATATCTACTGACGATCCGTCATCCCTTCAGGTttctcctccaatgcctgatctagatctgtttgaaccaaaagatcttctatccaaacttccacatgaaaaaattttctttcccatcaaacttctcaaaatcaaccttcatgttgcttccTATAGttggatccaaacccaaaacacaacaaaactctaagggatttgagaaataccttgatagGGTCCTTActgaaatttcagcctttgaagattttcaacttctggagtctccttctttctccacaTAATCcgtactctgataccaattgttggagcaaCTTCTCCAGATTGTGGATGTCAGAAAATAACAAGAATCTAATCATGAAGGTCCTTGAAGGCtagcaaccaagcaaaacaaaaacagccttcaggatttcagcagccTTAAAAATCTTGTCGGCAGGATTTCTTTCTGCGATTTGAACCCtttctccatcagatctgaaacCCACCTTTTGAGACCTGAAAGTACCCTTGATGAagtctccaaaaaataaaaaatgaggcatggaactcctcttgggcggccaagagggggCGCACAAAAAGGGGGACATTCACAAGGAGGTGCTTGAAACTCTagcgccttctttctttcctttttgaggAGGGCggccaagaaatcctagggtttcttgctgctaggatgtggagaagaccagagagagaggaaggaaaagagagaaggtTAGGGAGAAAATGATTTTAGTATTCTTTTGATTCATCGAATAAGAATACAATGTatctttatatacagggtcaatgtgacccaatccAAAAAACTCTTCTtgctaactcaatataagattgcgctcacccaagcccatgtacactcatgactTGACCCAGTCTCATAATGTTAGACTCAATCCTAGTCCAAATATAAGTTGGCCTCTCAAGGCCCAAAATCTCtgaacctcaagatccgaaaggctgacagtCTTTCATCCTAGAGCCCAAACTAATCTAGAAACCTCATGACCACCCATTGACTTTAGATCTTGGCCTTAGCTTTGACTccttgagccttgggagcaccacataaggcccaatAAGGATCGATAGGAccggcaaaatatgatccgacccaTCAATTCGATCCGTGTTCGATCCGCCATAAATATATTTGGATCATAAACATGTTGGctcatttaatccatttaatatttggatcggatctggattttagatatttaatccatttaatttatttaatattcagatcgagttgagtcagataatctacttaacccatttaatctatttaaaacttGCTTAACCTATTTCCGACCCAtttaatctgatctgtttaacatatttaatctgtttaagacCTGTTTGATCTGTTTAAAACATGCATAATCTGTTTGTGatctatttaatcaaattaatttaatttatttaatctaatttgatctatataataaataaattaaaaaaattaaataaaattatttatttaataaataaattaaatataaatataaattttttaatatattttataaataaattatatttaaattgatAATTTTCTGTTCCAGCCCATTTGGATCCAACCTAATTGCCGTCCCCGGACCGATCATTCTTTGGCGTAAACGGTACAACCCGAACGGGTCGACAGAAGAGGCGCATGAAAGTTGACCGAGGCCAGTAATCACTCCTCCGAAGGCCAAAGTCTTCTGTctctctcctccccctccccctccccctcctcatCCCCCCTAcccatctctctcttctttctaacTCTTAACTCTTTCCGTTCTCAGCTGGCGTCCATGGAAGCTACAACCGGCGCGACCTTGTTCCTGGACAGCAGATTGGCCTTCCCGCCGGGCATCGCCACCGACGAGGTGCGGACGCTGTGCGTGGCCGGGAGGCGGCGAGCGGCGAGCATCAGCTGGGCTCGCAGGCTGGTGGCAGCGGCGCTGGAGAAGCGCGCCGGAAACGGGGGGAAGAAGGCAGGCGATGCGGTGCGCAACTCCAACTATGTCGTGCCCCTGGACAAGGCGTCCTGCCTCACCCGCCCCCTTGCGGAGATCCTCCGGGACCTCAACAAGCGAGTTCCCGACAAGATCATCCACACCGCCGACAATTCCATCCCTTGGTATCTCTCTCTCCCACCTCCCCCATGCCTGCTGATCTCTTCTTTACAATTGCTTCTAATCTGCTCGGTGCTATTTCTCGATTAGTTGTTGACTTAATGAGTATCTAAAGGGTCGAGGAAATGTTGGGGTGATCTTACCGTTAAATCAGACATTGTTGATGTACATTGTTGATGTGCCTGGTAAGATGGGTGTGGAAATGGGAAGAGGAAATATGGATCTGCTGCTGCTAAAATTATATGTGGAGCTGATGATATCCGTCTTCTTTTTCTGGTAAACTATATCCATGTGCTTTCCAAGAAGGCAtcttatgtttatgtgtcaatctctTGGCTTGATTATGGTATGATCTCTCGGATAAGAATCTGGATATACGATTGCAGCTTTCAGGAGACTGTAAATATTATGAATTAGGGAAATCAAAAGTTTACTATAATTGGGATCTGGAAGCTGAAAGGTTAGTTAAGCCCTTTGCTTGCTAGCATAGTTGATTGTTTCTGGAGGACTGACCATTGCCAATATTGCATCAGCACTCATGATGTTTGATTGTCTGCATCTTTTGGCAAAACAGGAAGTCTTGAACTTGAAGTCATATTTTGATGGTTTCCATCTTTCCTGCAAGTGAAGCGCTTATATGGATGCTTGCAGGAACAGAGCAATCAAGCTGAGAAGCTTGTTTGTTCGGAAAGAAAGCTATCATAAGGAAAACTGGTCTGTAGGATAGAGAATGAGGGTGAGACTTAGTCGAGAACTATTCTCAAAAAAAGAGAGTACATGGAGAGCCCAAATTGTGATGCAACAGTGATAGCTATAACTCTATGTCATTTACCGGTTAATGGTTGCTAGGGGAGGAAGAGTGAGGTTTTAGTAGTGCATCTGTTTTCCTGGTTTTGGGTTGGTTTGTGTATTGACTCTGATCTTGACAATACCTGATGGACAATTGCCATATATGTGACAAAAGCACTAGAGTTTGTGTTTGTATACTTATATGTCTTTTATGGACTCTAGCAAATGGATCAGTTCGTAGgcttctctgtgtgtgtgtgtgtgtgtgtgtgtggtcttTAGCAAACAGATGAGATTGTGTGGTCTCTAGCAGACAGATGAGATTGTAGGCTTGTGTATGGTAGGTTCTCATGTAGAGGAATTGATCAACTGCTTTTTTAATTTGCAGATGGTACAATGATACATTTTGGTCATTTGTTTTGGACATGCCCATTATCAAGGAGACTTGTACATACTTTGCATTGATTTGTTCTTTTGTTGGAATAATGGCACTGTCGATTGTATTCTGCTTAATTGCTAGTTTATATGGGGACATGGCGTACTTTATGCTCCACTAGGTGAGGAGGATATTCCTTGGTGTAGACTATGGTGCATGCTGTTTGGTAGGGGACTTGAAGGGTAGGAATCATTTTTAGTCTGCTTTTTCCAATCTTGAAAAAGTCATGATGTTTCCATCTAGACTGGTAGCTTGGGATGTGTTAACTCTGGTCTTGCTCTTGCATGACAATAATTTGCCTTACTCGATGTTTTTTATCATTCATCTTATTAATCATTTTTGCTGCTTTCTTCCTTttcatttcttcctcttctttttttttttgggcaagcTTCCCCTCTTTTTCAATACAAATTGACTTCTATTGTCGAAGTGCAGTGTGTTTTTCTTCttgttgtatttcttattttaattttgattagctCCCTTAGATTCCTTTTTTTGTGTCTCGAGGTGTTTCACATATGGGCAGTGCTTTACAACGTAGTGTTAAGTCTTATTATCTAGTTTTGATATATGTAGTACTTAAAAATTAGAATTGCAAGCTTCTATGACTTGCATTACAAATTTCCTCTAAGAAAATTCCCAAATGAATAACTTACAGTAGATTCATTACATATCTAACATGGATTTGCTTTGTAGCATGGTATTGACTACTACTAACTGGCTAAGCATAGTTACAAACTTACTTACTGGTATGATAAATTAAGTACATAGAATTGTTTGTCATTAAATGTAAAAGGCATGTTGTTCTCGATATCTTTGATTTTCATTGCATTAATGTTTGTCAAATGGAAAAAGATGCTGATTTAAGGCAACCACAATTATCCTTTCATGCTGGAACATTTTGAGTTATGAAGTTTGTTTATTTCTATCAGAATGATTTTGACATGCGCCACTACATGCACTTTATGATATTTCTAATGATGCAATGTGTTTTTGATCCTCTATCTTGTGTGGGCTAATTATTATTGTGTTTTCTTCTGGTAtgtcttattttaatttttattggctCTCTAGTATTCCTTGTTTTTGTTTCCAAAGGTGTTTCATTTATGGGCAGAGCTTTATGGCATAGTGTTAGGAGTcagtatttagatttgatattctTACCACTTAAAAATTAGAATGCCAAGATTTTATGGCTTGCATTCCTGTCGAcctagtaattgattttggtgaatacaaaatttttaagtacttattttgatattaatgaGTTGGTGAAATTTTTGTGTAGATATTTTTGGAAAGCTAAAATCATTCTTAGGAAGCTCATATTGATCAACAAGTTTTGGAATCAAAAGAGGATGATTGGACAAAGCTACATcgtgaaaaatcaagaaaaaggaaCTTAAAGTCGACCCCTAAATCTAAAAGAGTCTTTGACATGCATTTTTCAAGTGGCATAGATTAGAGTTGACCCCTACTTAAGTACGAGTTGACTCTCTCAGTTAGATAGAATGTAGAAGTTTCAGTACTAGACCTCGAGTTGACCTCTACTTGACTAGAACTAACTCTCTCAGGAAAGATAAAAAAGTATTTCTATGGAACGGTccttgagtcgacccctactTGATTATGAGCTGACTCATAGTTGCTCGAGTCGATCCCTACTTGGCCTCGAGTTGATTCGACTGAGGCTGATAGTAATAACAGCTACTTATGCAGaaatttcagattttttcaaataattttcaatGGCTAGAATTAGTAGTTTGACTTTTTTTGGAGTATTTAAAGGCTTTCAAACGTGAttaaaataagagaagataaaaagagaaaaataaaagagaaaaatcaaGTGAGAGCCCAAGTGCATTCATTGAGCATCCAAGAGAGCTGAAAGCAATGAATTTTTTGAAGCATTTAAAGAATTCCTTAGTGCTTTAATTGAAAAGCTTTCTCAGCACGTTCTCTAAAGAGCTTCATCGATTTTATTTGCTCTATTGGGAGCTTATATTGTGTTTACATTTATATATCTCATTTTCTGTTATAAGCAAGTTTCAATTGAGATTGAAACTTGAAAAAAGGCCCATCCAAGTCTGGAATTGAATTGAGTTTGTTCGTAAAAGTCTAGCAGAGGCTTTGGGAAGTGGTTTTGATtgattttcatgataaaaatcaattggatttagattgTGAGTACGAAAAACAATCTTGCTGTAATCTGGATATAGATTATAGCGGAATTCTCAAGGGAGGCTTGGGGAGCGGATGTAGGTGCGGGGTTTGGCACCAGACCACTATAAATTATGGATTTTTATGTGTGTCTTCTCTTTTGTTTGCATTATATCTTAATTGCTTATTTTTTCCAACGTTCTTCTTTTTGTATCACCTCACTATACTCCATATACTCTGAAATATATGCACagtaagttttaatttttgaaaaaaatccaattcacccccctcttgggttgtgtCTATGGGCAATAGTTCCaaatttcttctaaaaaaattctcaaatgaATAACTCACATTAGATTCATTACATGCCCTATATAGATTGGGCTCCATGGTGATTTACAATATTATACATCCAAGTAGTATACTTCTAGATTGACTTAGCAATATGAGGAAAAAGGAATGATAGAATAATGTTAACTATAGATAATTGTTTGTCtttaaatataaaaagaatatttttctcgatttctTTGATTTTGCATGTTTTAGTGTTGGAAGCCACAATTATCCTTTCATGCTCGAATCAAATTGAGTGATAAAAGTATATTTTGTTGCCTTATATAGATTGAGCTTTATGGCAATTTATAATTATTATCTATCCAACTAGTATACTTCTAGACTTAGCAAGACGAGGAAAAAAGAATAATAGGATAATATTAAGGATAGCGAATTGTTTGTCTTTAAAGGCATATTTTTCTCGGTATCTTTGATTTTCAGTGTTTTAATGTCTAAAGGAAGCCACAGCTGTCCTTTCATGTTGGAATCAAGTTGAGTGATAAAACTATGTTTTGTTTTTTGTTAGAAGATTTTGACATGCACCATTTCATGCATTTTATGGTATTTAGTATGTCTAATGTTATTTTGATCCTCTATATTGCTCAggctaattcttttttttttttttaaaatttagtatGTTTTCTTCTTCTCATTGCATTTCTTATTTTAGTTTTAGTTAGCTCTCGTTTATTTCCTTTTTCCTTATATCCTAAGGTATATCATACATAGTTCGCCATGCTGTTGTGGACCACCCCATACTGGGTGTACCATACTGAGCATACTATACCGGTGGTACATCGAACTAACCCTTGTACTAGGCACACGGACACTACTAGTATGATACCGATATGAGATCTAGTACTAAGATAGTGAACTTTGGTTTCATATATAGACATAGCTTCATGGCATGGTGCTAATAGCCACCATCTAGCACTAATATATTTGCTATTTAAAAATCACAAAGCCAATTTCTTATGGCTTGCATTCCAAATTTCTT
The DNA window shown above is from Elaeis guineensis isolate ETL-2024a chromosome 8, EG11, whole genome shotgun sequence and carries:
- the LOC105034328 gene encoding DNA repair RAD52-like protein 2, chloroplastic; this translates as MEATTGATLFLDSRLAFPPGIATDEVRTLCVAGRRRAASISWARRLVAAALEKRAGNGGKKAGDAVRNSNYVVPLDKASCLTRPLAEILRDLNKRVPDKIIHTADNSIPWYHTNRMLSFYAPGWCGEVRDVTFSNNGSVTVVYRVTIRGSDGEAYRESTGTVSLNDDRFAEPVAAAEEIAFCKACARFGFGLYLYHEDESL